The Elaeis guineensis isolate ETL-2024a chromosome 14, EG11, whole genome shotgun sequence genomic sequence TCAAAACGagatatcacatatcatataGTAATTACATGTAGCATGATCCTATGTTGGAGCTAAAATTGTGGAAGAAAAGCTTATTAAAAATATGATAGTTGCCTTTAGGAGAAAGAGATCACAAGTACTCTGTCCTAATCCCACCTAATATATCAAATCATTGTGGTACAATTTAGTAATTGTCTtgttgttttcattttttttttctgaaaaattaaaaattagtgaATTTTGTAATTTAGTAATTGTCTTGCAATCTTCAGCAAGTCTAGTTTCGAGGATGCTAAAAATTTGCCATGACTTGTACAATTTATGCTGCTATCCAGCTTCAGACTTTCAAACCTTGTTAGCATCGGTCAGAGACTAGCTTGCCAATTTCAGACAAGCAGTTAGAGAGGTGAAGTTTGGAGTTCATCTGTACTCCAGTCTTGCTCCCCCTTATTCCTTTGTTATCTCACTTAACCCTGTTACCATTTCTTTGTTGATATCAAATGGTATGAGAGGCTCACctttctgtgtgtgtgtgtgttttgtgGGGGATATAAAGCAATGGTAGGAGGGCTCTTTTCTTGGTAGGGTAGAATGAGTATCCTATTTGTTTTTCAGATCCAAGATTCCTTGGAATCATTTGACCATCAGCCAATCCTCACTGTGACTATTACTTTGAAGATAAACTTAGATTGGCTAAAGCTCTAAGACGAGCTAGCATACCAAAGAGTGCAAGCTAAATAACTGCTGCCAAACTATACTTGCAAGCAACATTCTCTCTTACTCTACTATTGGCAGCTCACTCACCTTACAAATATGAAGAGAAGAAGTCTCCTTTTGGACAGTCATGGATTTAGATTACATAGACACAAAGACAACAAACAGCATGGCAAAAAATTACCAACAATCCTCTAAGAAAATGAATTCAGTGTCCAAGTCTTTCAGAAGTAGTGCACAAACTATAGGAGATAGGGCCTTCAAGGGAGTGGCTGACCTCATGAAACTCCTCCCTTCTGGGACTGTCTTCCTCTTCCAATTCCTCAACCCTCTATTAACCAACGCTGGCCATTGCCACACTGTCAACAAGTACTTGAGCGGTGCCCTCCTCGCCATCTGTGGCTTCTCTTGTTGCTTCTCCTCCTTCTCTGATAGCTATATTGGTAGTGATGGAAAGGTCTACCATGGGTTGGTGACAAAGGATGGGCTGTGGTCCTTCTCGGACCCGAATGCTAGCTCGAAGGTCCTCTCGAAGTACAAGCTGAGGTATGGTGATTTTGTTCATGCATTCCTCTCTCTGATTGTGCTTGCAGTGATTGCACTCTTGGATGGCAACATTGTGTCATGCTTTTATCCATCGTTCGAGTCGGAGGAGAAGACATTGCTTATGGTCTTGCCCACCGTGGTAGGCGGCTTAGCTAGTTCTGCATTCATGATTTTTTTCAACAATCGACATGGAATAGGGAATGCTCCAACAGGGATCACAGAGAAATCTGATTGAATCTAGCAACCCAAGTAATGCTTTCAGTGTAAGTTATGGTTCGTGTCAAAGATTTTGTTTTGTTTGTTTGAAAGAAAAGGAACCCATAGTACCATTTTCCTCTCATATGTACTAATCCAATGTGAGTAATTTAAAAATCATGGTTTACTAGGTTCATTTGAGAAAGGGGTGCATCTGTTCCATTTTCTTCTATGTATTAATACACAGTACTTGTTCATCCACTGTTGATGGTCACACTTGTATTTGTCTGCAATCTTTGATTTGTTGCCAACTTTGTAGGTCGTCATAAGACTGGGGATGAGCAGAAGGTGTCGACTATAATATGTATACAAAAACTAAAGTCCTCAAAAGGTATACCTCATCAACTAAGTGTTATTGTACACTAACTTGAGAAGCATAATAACCTCTATACCTCTGTTAACTAAGTATTATTATATACTTCCTCGAGAAGTATAATATCCTCTAACAATATCTCCAGGCTCTGAATTATGTCAGGCCATCTAAGAATGACTGTTGCTGTAATAAGTAAActgatttttcaagaaaaaaagggggaaagAAAGAGCTGCAGCCATCTCTTTGTTTAGTTGATTATAGATTCTTACTCTATAATTCTATTAGAAAATCAGTAAGGTAATTGCCTCTCCTACAAATAAGTGGATAGCTTAAGCTACGAGAAACTGATGATCAAAACAAATacaaattaataaaataagatttgCTATTTTTTTAGGGAAAAGTTCAGCAATAATGATTCTTAGGTTGGCTTTTCTAAGGTTGGACTTTCAGTTTTGGGCTTATGTGGCAGGGCAAACTCTCTTACCCGGATAGTCCTTaccaaaattatgataaaataattatactTACtttttattacaaaaccataattTTATTAATGATGCAGCAGACGTAGGACTTTCAATCATTCATGCAATCCATTCCATATATATGACATATATATCTAAAAAGGTTGATGTGCTTCTAGTTCAAATAATCTACTTCACCACTTGTAATACATGTAAAGAAGAAAAATGAGGTGTCAAGGAAAGGAGATGCATTATAAGTGGAGGAGAAACTAAATATTTATGAGTTTTATATTGTAATATACTGGAATCTCGATtctttttttcatgaaatatgtGTCTAAATTTACCAAAAAGAAAACAAATAGTAAAAAACAATGCTCTCGAGTAAACCGGATTGGGATTTTAGATAGGTTGGGAATCGGGTTTCAATGGGATAAGTAATTAGTAAGTATTATGTAGACTAGTGAAATATTTCTAAACTCTTCTTACCCTACCTACCAATCTTCCTTTCTCATTCTATTCTTTTTCGGGCAGTGTAGTCGCTTTTGTTCTTTTACCATAATGACAGTGTTAGTAGTCTACAATGGACATCCTTCGTTTCTGATTTTAGTAGGATTATGGCTCGGGATGCAAGGTTATTGTGGGTTTtggcttatttattttttttgatttaggtATATTAGTGGTGTAGTAATGGCCTGGTGTTAGAGTTGATTACCATTGGCTTACTGTTTCTTATTCAGATTATATGGCTAGCAACTTGAATGTGGAAACAGAGTTAAATGGAGTGTTCTTTTATCTTCCCTCCACTATATGGGATTTTATGATTCATGGAGTGAGTGGATTTGGGGTTGTATTGAGTCACAATCTTTTGCCATCTCAATAAATGATATGCCTGTAGAgatcttttattattctattgGCTTGATACAAGAGTGTTCATTATATCTATATCTCTTTATTATTTATACAGATATTTTATCTAGAATACTTTATGCTATAGTTTTGGTCAATTCGCTAATAGTCTATCATTCAGCAAGATCATGGATCTATATTTCTTATCTTCTCTTTGCTGATGTTGTATTTTATTCGCTCAAGCTACGTTGATTAATGTTAtaattttatcttaaatttttgattattattaCAGAGCCTTTAGACAAtgagttaatttaaaaaaattatctatcaaATTTAGCCTTAAGGTAAATACTTTAACTTGACATTGGATTAAAAACTATTTGCATATTAGGGAAACAATTGAAACTTGGAGTTATTTGGGTATTTCTATATTAAATAGAAGATTATCTTTAGCTGATTTTAATGGGTTGccttagaaagtttaaaagagatTAGAGAGATGGAAAAAGAGAGTTTatctatgataaaaaaataattttaattaaatctattCTGTCAACAATTCCTATATATTTGATGTCTAACTATGTTATTCCTAGAGATGTTTTAATGAAGTTCAAAGAtattatcaagaattttttttatgggGTTCAAAAAATTCTTTTAGGAAGATTCATCTTCTTTCTTGGGATTGTGTTTGTTAGCCACTTCAATTAGATGGGTTGAAAATTTCTTCTTTGATTATCAGAAGTGAGGCATTATTGGCTAAACGTGTTGTAAGATTTATTTTATTTGGTGAAGGTTTATAAGTTTCTTTGATGAGAGCAATGTATGGAGCATGGTCTTTTTTATCTTACCTAATGTTGGCTTGGGAtagttcttctatttgagtagaATAGTTCTTCCACTTGGCAGAAGATGTGTTCATCGGTTTCATTGGTATTTTCTAATCTTAAGTGGTTTATTGATAATGGGGTCTCTATCAATGTTGTTCATGATTCATGGATCCCctctaatccaattacatgatagCCTATTCTTGTGGATGTCAGTGTATTGTAGCATCTTAAAGTGAAAGATCTtatagtggatggtgagcaagtaTGGAATACATCTATGTTAAGCATTTTTTTTGAAAGACGTGATAGATAGAATTCTCTTTATACCTATTTTGATGGTGATAGTGTTGATAGATAGGAGTGGGGTCTAGCCTTAGAGTTTTAGATTTTTACAAACTTATGATGTCAGGAATTTCATCATCTCAAAATTTTGGTTGGATTTGGAAGATTGATATTCATCATAGAATTGCCTTATCTTTATGAAAAATTACTTGGAATCGACTTTCATATCATAGTTTTTTACATTAGCCTAGTCTACATATcctgaataattataatctttGCCTAAGCTTGGAAGAATTGATTTCTCATGTTGTTCTGAATTGTCATCTGGTTGGGCATATTTGGAGACAAGCTCCTATTATTGATGCACATATCATTTGGTGGCTATTTATTTAGGATTTTCTTTAGAAAGTTAAAAAAAAGTTTATGGCAGATAACTAGAGGTCTAAGATAGTATTGATGTTCTATATTGCATATTAGATTTGGTTGACTAGGAATGGATGGGTGTTCTAAGGTGCTTCTTGTAGTTTAAGATTTATTTTGCTCCAAGCATCAACTTTAGCTTAGGAGTTTGGCACTTTGAAAGATTGTATATTAGCAAGAAAAAACTATAGCTTCTATCTTGAAGTTTTTGTGTCTCCTTAGATAATTTACTTTTCTTGAGAGCTACTACTCTCTTGTTTCCTTAAGATGAATTTTGGTGGCACTGTTTTGAATATAGGAGATCATGATAGAGCCAATTTTGTTATTAGAAGTACAAGTGATGTTTTAATGATAGCTAAGAGAGTCCATTTGTTTGAGACAATATTCCCTATGGCTGAATTGCATGCTGCATGGGAACGATTGAAGTTTGTGGTATTTGAAAATGACCCATATTATACTTGAAGGTAACTCATTGACTGTGATCGTTGGCTCTCCAAATAATTTACGATAATACTAGTCCCTCTCATTTATTAAGAGATAGTTGGAGAATGATTGCTTCTCTTCTGTTTACTAGGTTAAACACATCCATAAAGAGACTAATAGTGCAGCTGATTGGATGATGATATAGGTGGCTAATCATAAAGAACTACTTTTTGGACTGCTTTGTCAAAGATTTTTTTAGCTTTTTttgcatattttattttctaattcatATAGATATAATTTTACTAGATTGGTTAATAAAGATAGGTTTACCAAAAAAATCATCCTATGCCCACTTATATAGTGTCCCTAATTGCATGCATACCAGATAAATTAATGAATGTATTTATTATTACTAGTATGTAAAAAATGCTGGATGGAGTACTAAATTTACTGCTTAGCTATATGCATGGTGAGACTTACAAGAAgtttataattgaaataatagtAGATGATCTAGTAAACATACATAGACGACCGTAGAAAGATATGGAGGACCGCACATCAATATGAATGACCATGAGAAAGTCAGAGGATACATTAAATAAGTACATAATTAGGGCTAGAAATTTTACTCAAGACTATAAGATGATGAACACTGGAATGAGATTGCGAGGTGTCATTTGCAATGAAGACTCAAAAAAAGTCAGTTGAAAAAGATGCTTTAGTTTCTCTATAATGAtcccaagaaaaataaaaagaagggaCCAAGTATCACTAACTTACCACCTAAAATCTTAAGCTGTTGGGAGGAAGGACCGGTCTAAGCTAATAAATCATATAGTGCCTCTTTTGTTGGTCAATGTGGGATTTTGCCAATCTTTCATATCCAACCTCATGATGCTCTTACCATAGTTGGCTCTTACTCAAGAGATGGAGGCTACCCATGGCCTAGATACCATCAATCTTAGCAGGTCTTTCTTGACCCTTTTATCCCTTAGTGAGGGATCTATATGATGAATAAAAGTTATAATGTATAATGAATTGGGCTCTTATACCACTTATTATAGACTTACAACTCAAAAGCTTAAATTATTGAAAGAAGGACTAGCACAAGTTAATAAAGTTATGTAGCACCCATTTTATTAGTCAACATGAGGCTATAACATAAGGAATATCTAGATGAGAGCTATCAATAGGGTTTTAAGTGACCAACTATTGCACAGAATATAGCTTGCATACAGGATCAGATAAAGAATATACTATATCTAAAGCTCATAAAATATATACAACAATGGGAATGGTCATGGTTACACAACCACTAGCATAAAATAGTCAAACCGATAATTTATCTCCTAGTCTATTTTGGCCATGAGTTAGCAATGTCTCATAGTAATACAAAGGAGTGCTATGactaaagctcttttaaattttttttaatctttctaatTTCATGttcaaaaaatatgatattttatgattttataatagaattttttgtATGTATATCCTTCTTAATGTGTAAAATTATATGAATATTCTTGCTAAGTTGCTATTTGCATGTGCACCCTTATAAAATATTTACTTTGCATGTatactcttttttctttcttttttaatatGCACCCATGTGATCCAAAATCGTTAAGATATAAgttgtttaaaattaaaatgatagaAATATTGTTAATAGATAGAcgtgcaaaaaaaatatttaaataagttttataaaaatattcatGCAATTTTACATATTTAGTAGGGTATAcacctaaaaaaaattattaaaaaatggtTCCAACTCTATTGAGACTTACAAATTTTTTAATGGCTTAGTTAAATCTgcaagtccaaaaaaaaaaaaagccaaaccACGTTGTTAATTTTTCTTTGTTTAAGATGTTAAGTTAGTTAAGTTAGAATACTAGATGATTATGATAATATTGTTCTCTCATTTGTTTTTTGATGTAATTATGATTATTGAGTCTTTGATATCCATAGACAAGAATACTTATAAGGATGTTAAGAACTTTGACGCATTATAGCCATATGCAAATGCATTTCTTTATGATGAAGTTCCATATTTATGAACTCCTTGGTGCTAGAGGTTTCACACATCTACTAGGAACaaggataaatattttaaaaaaatttaaaattaatttttttatgaataaataaataataaataaaagtatttcaaatgtacaaaaagaaaataaagagggCTATTTTTTCATGCGATTTTATTTGATGTGATATCTATATGTTGCTTGTAACAATATTTTTTGACATATCCAAAAAACATAATGTTAAGCATTatcattttctcaaaaaatataaaacacgTAAAGGAGTTCCATCTTCACTAGCATCCTTAAAAAGAAAGGAGCAGAAGATTACTTCTATACTACGTATGAATGGAtaaaaaagatacaaaaattaaCACCCTAtcctaattatttattaatacaaCCAACTTATAAAAATACATTGCTAGCCTGAATGTATACGCAAACATATAAATGATGTGCCAGTGATTATACATTAACATGCATGCCTTAAAAGAAGGACTGCAcaacaatatggatgaccatgaGAAGGTCAGAGGATACATGAAACAAGACATTAGTTAGGGATAGAAAGTTTGCTCAAGACTAAAAGATGATGAACAATGGAATGAGATTGCTAGGTGTCATTTGCAATGAAGACTAAAAAAAATTCAACTGAAAAAAATGCTTTAGTTTCTTTGCAAGgatctcaagaaaaataaaaagaagggaCTAAGTATCCCTAACTTACAACATAAAATCTTAAGCTGTAGGGAGGAGGATTGGTCTAAGCTAATAAACCATATAGCACCTTTTTTGTTAGTCAATGTGGGACTTTGCTAATCTTTCATATCTAACCTCGTGATGCTCTAGCCATAGTTGGCTCCTACTCAAGAGAGCGGGGCTACCCATGGCCTGGTTCCCATCGACCTTAGCAGTTCTTGACCCTTGTATCTTTTAGTGAGAGGTCTATATGATAAATCAAGATTGTGATGTACAATGCATTGGGCTCTTATACCACTTGTTATGGACTCATAGCTCAAAAGCTTAAATTGTTAGAAGAAGGACCAGCTCAAGCTAATAAATCCATATAGCGCCCATTTTATTAGTCAATGTGGGACTATAATACAAAGGACACCTAGATGAGAggtatcaataaaattttaagtgaCCAACTATTACAAAAGAACATGACTTGCACACAGATTAGATAAAGAGTATACTCTAAAGCTCATATAACATATACATCGTTGGCAATGGTCATAGTTATATAACCACTAATATAAAATAGTTGAACCATATGGGCAATTTATCTCCTCGTCCATATGGGCCATGAGTTGGTAATATCTCATAGTAGTACAAATGAGTACAGCGGCTAGAgctctattaaagttcttttattttttcttacttcATATTCAAAAATTCTGATATTTTATGATTTTGTAATAGAATCTTTTGTATGTATACCCTtcgtaataagcaaaattatatAAATACCCTCGCAAAATTGCTATTCTATATGTACCCTCATAAAAATACTTATTTtgtatatgttgggtataaaatacccacaaccgaagttctcagcagaatcaacttcgagaggactccgtccggactcccacgggagccgggctccatccacgactccaacctcaagggggactccgcccggactcccacgggagccggactccatcgccaacttcgactgccggtaagttccgtccggactcctacgggagccggacttcgcacctgactttaattgtaggggactccgcccggactcctacgggagccgggctccgcccgtgacttcaactccgagaggactccgcccggactcccacgggagctgggctccgcccacgactccaacctcaagggggactccgcccagactcccacgggagccgggctccatcgccaacttcaactgccggtaagatccgtccgaactcctacgggagccggacttcacacctgacttcaattgcaggaggactccgcccggactcctgcgggagccggactccgtcatcagctccgaccgctgccgaacttcagccgatggatctgcactcccaggcgcgacacagcaaccaccgcgatctcgctccacttcctgcggcggattccgcacaactccatcactccctgacaggccgcagtaacggtcatagcactgctccacttcctgcgatggataccgcgcgattctcccatccactggcaagtcgcgacaacggacgccgctccactccccgcggcagactccacgtggcacgccccggtgatagccacgggtccactccactactcttcacaacaaactccgcctgaccctgggcggcccattgccagacggttacagatatcgctatcaggctactgccccctccgcctataaaagggggtcccagatacgttattctataagctcttatttttatctcaaaactctgctaaattctccgttcgagcactccattcttgttgaggcagagaactgacttgagcgtcggagggctttgccggagcaaccccacctccgatttagacttcctttgcaggtcccgacggcgaccgcgactccctcgactccagcttctccggcgcaagcggatttttgcaccaacaggattggcgctagaggaaggggctgtatcttcacagtacccttgttcttaaaggagcgctcaacggagccgcctccgatcgtctcctccggcacctACTCCTTGTTTTCCCCACGGGATCCTCACTTGATGCCTCCccacaaggcgtccacgcgacggtccacggcctccgcggccagatctcaggctccggcctcccctcctgtttctcaacctcctcctcctcctccgacgacggcggtcgacgcagagcagtttgacctgctggcgcagcaggtcaaaggtctcacagaagctgtgcaggctatgcagcagcagcagccgcaggcatcggtacgcttGAAAAGGGTGTCcctggaacaccagaatccggcggcggggtgggccacctgggccagccgccccatccttcctggaaaaacgaacccgagggtggagagccctcaatcgaaccacgactccacccctggaagatccctgcccccattctgccagaggaccctcgagactcgaaatcaggagaattttctggaccggaggctccaggagatgaaccggcggatcgaagaactccgccatgctccccccgcttatggtgaggatatttgtactgatcctcccttctctcaaatgatcatgcaggaaccgatcccgccaaacttcaagctcccccagttcgaaagctacgacgggacttcggacccggttgatcatttggaggccttccggatgatgatgctgcttcacggcgctcctgatgccattctatgccgggccttcccgtccaccttgaagggagcggtgaggaattggtactcagctttgaaatcgggtaccatctttttcttcgatcaaatgagccaccaatttgtggcccattttgtcagcagccggcacccccgaaaaggttcggagtcccttatcaatatcaagcagagggaaggggagtccattcgggcctacatcaaccgcttcaacgtcgtggcactggaggtccgaaacttggaccaatcagtcgcaatggccgtcctgaagggtggccttcaga encodes the following:
- the LOC105057890 gene encoding protein DMP2-like: MDLDYIDTKTTNSMAKNYQQSSKKMNSVSKSFRSSAQTIGDRAFKGVADLMKLLPSGTVFLFQFLNPLLTNAGHCHTVNKYLSGALLAICGFSCCFSSFSDSYIGSDGKVYHGLVTKDGLWSFSDPNASSKVLSKYKLRYGDFVHAFLSLIVLAVIALLDGNIVSCFYPSFESEEKTLLMVLPTVVGGLASSAFMIFFNNRHGIGNAPTGITEKSD